A part of Aspergillus flavus chromosome 1, complete sequence genomic DNA contains:
- a CDS encoding major facilitator superfamily domain-containing protein, translated as MASQRALFTASRTQTLTYLLAVCPFSIAFLVYINSSISFVVTELIGLHDGEGDAVGTLGFADELLALVACPLWGVLSDRIGVRHVCVAGYGIIAVALVVFVQAKNVYPQLLLGRLLFSIGGSAVSTMVTAVLPTVTGNSDEQESTETADTQNGSNHEASSQAQSDGEANTPSSRLAGFVGMCAGCGALVSLVIFLPLPAKFQTLGLSPSEAIQCSYYVVAVVALLVSIWCLFGLRDLPGEEKKTWSSLWSTQDEDDYPCTVGGKSHLPYLDQFGAAIVLGCRHSDILIGYIGGFVARASSVGISLFIPLFVNHYYRVLGACNDSRNEGPGDIKHSCPDAYKLASILTGVSQLVALIAAPAFGYWSDKSRRHHLPLLLACLAGVIGYSTFPLLPTPKFSGEGGSPSVFAIMSLIGISQIGAIVCSLAVLSNGILGISLNQEIPKQAFDAETEVYNEDSASRTSEMDSGADRQPLLARPRNHRQQQLSHLKGSIAGVYSFFGGAGILLLTKLGGLLFDVLSSGAPFYIMAGFNGALLLAGINVHSRFLFTFSHLLQSTLTPHIPRLT; from the exons ATGGCTTCCCAACGAGCTTTATTTACGGCGAGCCGCACGCAGACCTTGACCTACTTGCTAGCCGTCTGCCCGTTTTCAATTGCTTTTCTAGTTTATAtcaactcctccatctcgTTTGTGGTCACAGAATTGATTGGACTGCACGATGGCGAAGGAGATGCCGTCGGAACCCTCGGGTTTGCAGATGAATTACTTGCGCTGGTAGCTTGCCCACTGTGGGGGGTGCTTTCGGACCGCATAGGTGTCCGCCAT GTATGTGTGGCTGGCTATGGCATCATAGCCGTCGCATTGGTTGTATTTGTCCAGGCCAAGAATGTTTACCCGCAACTTCTTCTGGGACGGTTGTTATTTAGTATTGGTGGTTCTGCGGTCTCAACCATGGTGACGGCAGTGCTTCCAACTGTGACGGGAAACTCCGACGAACAAGAATCTACCGAGACAGCAGACACGCAAAATGGTTCCAACCATGAAGCATCATCTCAAGCCCAATCAGACGGCGAAGCGAACACGCCTTCCTCTCGATTGGCTGGATTCGTAGGAATGTGCGCTGGCTGCGGCGCCCTTGTATCTCTCGTTATATTCCTCCCACTTCCCGCCAAATTCCAGACACTCGGCTTATCACCATCAGAAGCTATTCAGTGCAGCTACTACGTAGTCGCTGTAGTGGCTCTCCTGGTCAGTATATGGTGTCTATTCGGCCTCCGGGATCTCCCcggcgaagaaaagaagacatgGAGTTCACTTTGGTCGACCCAAGATGAGGACGATTATCCATGTACTGTTGGCGGCAAATCACACCTCCCGTATCTGGACCAATTTGGCGCAGCTATAGTTCTAGGATGCCGCCACAGTGACATCCTCATAGGCTACATCGGAGGATTTGTAGCACGCGCCTCATCAGTGGGGATTTCATTATTTATCCCCCTCTTTGTCAACCACTATTATCGAGTCCTGGGCGCCTGCAATGACAGCCGCAACGAAGGGCCCGGAGATATCAAGCACTCTTGCCCTGATGCGTACAAGTTGGCATCAATCCTGACAGGCGTCTCCCAGCTCGTAGCCTTGATCGCTGCACCAGCGTTCGGGTACTGGTCTGATAAGTCTCGCCGGCACCATCTGCCTCTCCTCCTTGCTTGCCTAGCTGGTGTCATCGGATATTCGACGTTCCCACTTCTCCCCACACCCAAGTTCAGCGGAGAAGGCGGAAGTCCGAGTGTATTCGCCATAATGAGTTTAATCGGTATCAGCCAAATCGGGGCGATTGTCTGCAGCCTGGCGGTATTGAGCAACGGCATCCTGGGTATCAGTCTAAACCAGGAGATCCCGAAACAGGCGTTCGACGCTGAGACTGAAGTATATAACGAGGATAGTGCTTCTCGAACTAGCGAAATGGATAGCGGCGCAGACCGACAGCCACTGCTCGCAAGGCCAAGGAACCATAGACAGCAACAGTTGTCCCATTTGAAGGGGTCGATAGCTGGCGTATACTCCTTTTTTGGCGGCGCAGGAATCCTCCTCCTTACTAAGTTAGGTGGTCTTCTCTTCGATGTTTTGTCTTCAGGTGCGCCGTTCTACATCATGGCTGGATTCAATGGTGCATTGCTCCTGGCGGGCATT AATGTTCATTcccgttttctttttaccttttcGCATCTGCTTCAAAGTACACTTACACCACACATTCCTAGATTGACATAA
- a CDS encoding COP9 signalosome complex subunit 1 has protein sequence MESMPPDAFDSHPTSPYAGQLHGAGNPDLDSINGVTATTAPFVKVDDPPKFELESYIANYTGRTKFNRLFLIGTCSTYLSVEALKAAIVEAKSSKDVSRYERAVRALADVAPYEAEATPDKEWIDRTRKVVKAETDRLEHELRGYKNNLIKESIRMGNEDLGQHYHQIGDLVSASKAYSRMRDYCTTPSHIASMLFKIINVAIERGDWLSVQSHVQRLRNLQSKQEEQAKNQPKMSAAMGLSQLHSGAYLDAANSFLSTDPTLGDSYNEVLTSNDVAVYGGLCALASMDRNELQRRVLDNSSFRNFLELEPHIRRAISFFCNSKFRPCLDILESYQTDYLLDVHLQRHVSTLYTRIRTKSIQQYLVPFSRVKLDTLSKIFAPGATSGQAQPIHSKSPFVQELIGLIQDGTLDSRIDLEKMVLVSNQTDKRTEVQEAVLESLSNYIDEAHIRVLRTNIIRAGLEVRPLGDEQRKQGHGPKHSRPPTGMFQ, from the exons ATGGAATCCATGCCACCCGATGCTTTCGACTCTCATCCGACAAGTCCATATGCGGGACAATTACACGGTGCAGGAAACCCCGACCTAGACAGTATAAACGGAGTTACAGCTACTACAGCACCATTCGTGAAGGTGGATG ATCCACCTAAGTTTGAATTGGAATCGTATATTGCAAATTATACTG GCCGAACCAAGTTCAACCGTCTGTTTCTAATAGGCACGTGCTCCACATATCTCTCCGTCGAGGCCCTGAAGGCTGCGATTGTCGAAGCCAAATCAAGCAAAGATGTTTCCCGATACGAACGTGCAGTCCGTGCACTCGCCGATGTTGCGCCATATGAGGCTGAAGCTACACCAGACAAGGAGTGGATAGATCGTACACGGAAGGTCGTCAAGGCGGAGACCGATCGGCTGGAGCATGAACTGAGAGGGTATAAGAACAACCTTATTAAAGAGAGCATAAGA ATGGGCAATGAAGACCTCGGACAGCACTACCATCAAATTGGTGACTTGGTGTCGGCTTCGAAGGCTTACTCTCGCATGAGAGATTACTGCACGACCCCAAGCCATATCGCGTCAATGTTGTTTAAGATCATAAATGTAGCCATCGAGCGTGGGGACTGGCTGAGTGTCCAGTCTCATGTGCAGCGGTTGCGCAATCTACAGTCgaaacaagaagaacaggCCAAGAACCAACCGAAGATGTCAGCTGCAATGGGTTTGTCGCAGTTGCACTCTGGCGCGTATCTAGACGCTGCCAATAGTTTCTTGAGCACAGACCCTACTTTAGGTGACTCGTACAACGAAGTGCTCACGTCCAACGATGTTGCCGTTTATGGTGGACTTTGCGCGCTTGCATCCATGGATCGCAATGAACTCCAGCGGCGCGTGCTAGACAATAGTTCGTTCCGCAACTTCCTCGAGCTAGAACCCCATATCCGCCGggcgatttcttttttctgcaATTCAAAATTTCGGCCATGTCTAGATATCCTGGAGTCTTACCAAACCGACTACCTCCTAGACGTCCATTTGCAACGTCACGTCAGCACTCTCTACACTCGCATCCGAACAAAGTCTATCCAGCAGTATCTGGTTCCTTTCAGCCGTGTCAAGCTTGACACTCTGTCCAAGATCTTCGCTCCCGGAGCTACCAGCGGGCAAGCTCAGCCTATCCACTCCAAGTCTCCGTTTGTACAAGAATTGATCGGTCTCATCCAAGATGGTACCCTGGACTCTCGTATTGATTTGGAAAAGATGGTACTGGTATCAAATCAAACTGATAAACGGACAGAAGTGCAGGAAGCCGTGTTGGAGAGTTTATCGAATTATATTGATGAGGCACATATAAGAGTACTGCGGACTAATATTATCCGTGCAGGACTGGAAGTCCGCCCATTAGGCGATGAGCAGCGCAAGCAGGGGCATGGGCCGAAGCATTCACGACCGCCAACGGGGATGTTCCAGTGA